The following proteins are co-located in the Paludibaculum fermentans genome:
- a CDS encoding TonB-dependent receptor, whose protein sequence is MGIRNHWLRALVVCSVLSAVSIAQSTFGVILGTVTDVSGAAVAGAVIRITNTDENTVRELTTNESGSFEAVNSKPGHYKVEASAKGFQLSTASELTLTSRQTLRVDMALKVGDVSEVVNVEGSTGVITTDTQMVATAINAEKLATLPGNVRAADSTSPYNLIALLPGVQSDNSGNFTIQGNLPSQTQYSVDGISTTQVTGNGPSRKSFTSMEMIAEIKVQGVGNTAEYGQSGDVTTISKSGTNDFHGAAFWYHQNRALDANRYGALTKPQKVANDVGGSGGGPVTIPHVYNGKNKTFFFADFERFTFPRGATIQNRVPTEAVRNGDFRNEGVTVYDPTTGQPFANNVIPANRISDVSKKLLSLYPLPNAGDLTKIHDANFIANRDNSYNSNQYDIRVDHYLTSKQSVYARWTWLKTTTNTPKPLALPSGTADENSKMFVVSHNYTLKPNLLNEFRFGFSLFDNANAMPFDGPRFTNSLGLVGIGPKFPYNGLPDIDIDGQVQSLDVDRVDGFGKSHTFQYTDNLTWIKGRHTMKFGGDIRHMRAGSDLGFIGGDNYGNYSFDGTFSQNAVGDFLLGLPVGTAFAIVKNDNDGRTNHYAVYAQDSYRVSPKLTLEFGLRYEYHPSYKDSGGNIGNFDPSVPKSGRVVYPTGTEANLAPGYLASFNACPAFNSTAGPSANGAPCTPVFSASAAGLPEGLRFVPKLRFLPRFGFAYRPFTNGKTVIRGGAGLYNVVVLGSVFYSLTGTLQSDARQFLNPDLQGKPTFAWPNINAGGSGIVSDSFGNAYFGTANSIDFKDPKSYQWNFSVDREIARSTGLRVSYIGQRTLSLVWAPDLNQSYYSTQFYAAQPLSRRPFPNWGVVNTRATGASAIYHAGQVELNHHLSSTLQLNSTYTFASNLADNQGPSSTGFAGETGGGRSMDTYNRASEHGPVYATRRHRWITTAVYELPFGRGRTYGSHMNKAADAVIGGWRLSSSFLAQSGPYMTPTFSGGDPSGTGSGRIGRTQHPDRVGDGNLSNPTRDKWADIGAFVCPGSPNWQATKPCRTGISPTSDPAPIGRFGNSGVGIIHGPSTINLSAGLAKTVNLTERFKLKVEGTFTNVLNHTNLADPNLSIDSSSFGKITSARASEFGGSRTGQVSARIEF, encoded by the coding sequence ATGGGAATTCGCAACCACTGGCTGCGCGCGCTTGTCGTGTGTTCAGTGTTGTCGGCTGTGTCGATAGCACAGTCGACTTTCGGCGTGATACTCGGAACGGTGACGGACGTTTCGGGTGCGGCGGTCGCCGGCGCCGTGATCCGGATTACAAACACAGATGAAAATACCGTCCGCGAACTGACGACCAACGAAAGCGGCTCATTTGAAGCCGTGAATTCGAAGCCGGGGCATTACAAAGTGGAGGCTTCGGCAAAGGGCTTTCAATTGTCCACGGCGTCCGAGTTGACGCTGACTTCCCGCCAGACGCTGCGCGTCGATATGGCGCTGAAGGTGGGCGATGTGAGTGAAGTGGTGAACGTGGAAGGGTCGACCGGCGTGATCACGACTGACACGCAGATGGTCGCCACGGCCATCAATGCGGAGAAGCTGGCGACGCTGCCGGGCAATGTGCGCGCGGCGGACAGCACGAGTCCGTACAACCTGATTGCACTGCTGCCGGGCGTGCAGTCTGACAACAGCGGCAACTTCACGATCCAGGGCAACCTGCCGTCGCAGACGCAGTATTCGGTGGACGGCATTTCGACGACGCAGGTGACGGGCAACGGGCCGTCGCGGAAGAGCTTCACGTCGATGGAGATGATCGCCGAGATCAAGGTGCAGGGCGTGGGCAATACGGCTGAGTATGGCCAGTCCGGCGACGTCACGACGATCTCGAAGAGTGGGACGAACGACTTCCATGGCGCGGCCTTCTGGTATCACCAGAATCGCGCGCTGGACGCGAACCGCTATGGCGCGCTGACCAAGCCGCAGAAGGTCGCGAACGATGTTGGGGGCAGCGGCGGCGGTCCGGTGACGATCCCGCACGTCTACAACGGCAAGAACAAGACATTCTTCTTTGCCGACTTCGAGCGGTTCACCTTCCCGCGCGGCGCGACGATCCAGAATCGCGTGCCGACCGAAGCGGTACGCAACGGCGACTTCCGCAATGAAGGTGTGACGGTGTACGACCCGACGACGGGCCAGCCGTTCGCCAACAATGTGATACCGGCCAATCGCATCAGCGATGTGTCGAAGAAGCTGCTGTCGTTGTACCCGCTGCCGAACGCGGGCGACCTGACGAAGATCCACGATGCCAACTTCATCGCCAATCGCGACAACAGCTACAACTCGAACCAGTACGACATCCGGGTGGACCACTACCTGACGTCGAAGCAGTCGGTGTACGCGCGCTGGACGTGGCTCAAGACGACCACCAACACGCCGAAGCCGCTGGCTTTGCCTTCCGGCACCGCGGACGAGAACAGCAAGATGTTCGTGGTCTCGCACAACTACACGCTGAAGCCGAATCTGTTGAACGAGTTCCGTTTCGGGTTCTCGCTATTCGACAACGCCAACGCGATGCCCTTCGACGGGCCGAGGTTCACGAACTCGCTGGGGCTGGTGGGCATTGGGCCGAAGTTCCCCTACAACGGCCTGCCGGACATCGACATCGACGGGCAGGTCCAGTCGCTGGACGTCGACCGCGTGGACGGGTTTGGGAAGTCGCACACCTTCCAGTACACGGACAACCTGACCTGGATCAAGGGGCGGCACACGATGAAGTTCGGCGGCGACATCCGGCACATGCGGGCGGGGTCGGACCTGGGCTTTATCGGTGGCGACAACTACGGCAACTACTCGTTTGACGGCACTTTTTCGCAGAACGCGGTGGGTGATTTCCTGCTGGGGCTGCCGGTGGGCACGGCGTTCGCGATTGTGAAGAACGACAATGACGGGCGCACTAACCACTATGCGGTGTATGCGCAGGACAGCTACCGGGTGAGTCCGAAGCTGACGCTGGAGTTCGGGCTGCGGTATGAGTACCACCCGTCGTACAAGGACTCGGGCGGCAATATCGGGAACTTCGATCCCAGCGTGCCGAAGTCGGGCCGGGTAGTGTATCCGACGGGGACGGAGGCGAACCTGGCTCCGGGGTACCTGGCGTCGTTCAATGCCTGCCCGGCGTTCAACAGTACGGCGGGTCCGTCGGCGAACGGGGCTCCGTGTACACCGGTGTTCTCGGCGTCGGCGGCGGGTCTTCCGGAAGGTCTGCGATTCGTGCCCAAGCTGCGGTTCCTGCCGCGCTTTGGCTTCGCCTACCGGCCGTTTACGAACGGCAAGACGGTGATCCGCGGCGGTGCGGGCCTGTATAACGTGGTCGTGCTGGGCAGCGTGTTCTACTCGCTGACCGGGACGCTCCAGTCGGATGCGCGGCAGTTCCTGAATCCGGACCTGCAGGGCAAGCCGACGTTTGCCTGGCCGAACATCAACGCGGGCGGCAGCGGCATTGTCAGCGACTCGTTTGGCAATGCGTACTTCGGCACGGCGAACTCGATCGACTTCAAGGATCCGAAGTCGTACCAGTGGAACTTCTCGGTGGACCGGGAGATTGCGCGGTCGACCGGCTTGCGTGTGTCGTACATCGGCCAGCGGACGTTGTCGCTGGTGTGGGCTCCGGACCTGAACCAGTCGTACTACTCGACGCAGTTCTATGCGGCGCAGCCCTTGAGCCGGCGGCCGTTCCCGAACTGGGGTGTGGTGAATACGCGCGCCACGGGCGCGAGCGCCATCTACCATGCCGGCCAGGTGGAGCTGAACCATCACCTGAGCAGCACGCTGCAACTGAATTCGACCTACACGTTTGCCAGCAACCTGGCGGACAACCAGGGGCCGAGTTCGACGGGTTTCGCGGGCGAGACGGGCGGCGGGCGCAGCATGGATACGTACAACCGGGCGTCGGAGCATGGTCCGGTGTATGCGACGCGGCGGCATCGCTGGATCACGACGGCGGTGTACGAGCTGCCCTTCGGGCGCGGGCGGACGTATGGCTCGCACATGAACAAGGCGGCGGACGCGGTGATCGGCGGATGGCGGCTGAGCTCGAGCTTCCTGGCGCAGAGCGGGCCGTACATGACGCCGACGTTCAGCGGCGGTGATCCTTCGGGTACGGGCTCGGGCCGCATCGGCCGGACGCAGCACCCGGATCGGGTGGGCGACGGGAACCTGTCGAATCCGACTCGGGACAAGTGGGCCGATATCGGGGCGTTCGTGTGTCCCGGATCGCCGAACTGGCAGGCGACGAAGCCTTGCCGGACGGGTATCAGCCCAACGTCGGATCCGGCTCCGATCGGGCGGTTTGGGAACTCGGGGGTGGGCATCATCCACGGTCCCAGCACCATCAACCTGTCGGCCGGCCTGGCCAAGACGGTGAACCTGACGGAGCGGTTCAAGCTGAAGGTGGAGGGTACGTTCACCAACGTGCTGAATCACACGAATCTGGCTGATCCGAATCTGTCGATCGACAGCAGCAGTTTCGGCAAGATCACTTCCGCGCGGGCTTCCGAATTTGGCGGCAGCCGTACGGGACAGGTGAGCGCGCGGATCGAGTTCTAG